Sequence from the Vanacampus margaritifer isolate UIUO_Vmar chromosome 18, RoL_Vmar_1.0, whole genome shotgun sequence genome:
caactcaaaatcagtcacattcaaaaacattggactgcctttgcttttaaaaactatcactgagaatatcatcatatctaactaatgtgattactaagttaacacataaataatgttgaatagttcaaatttcatgaacaaataattgtatcttgaccaaatgaaaagtaactcatattagagcataccacaaatgtctttgttatagcagaagatgttatctgtcggagtcatgtgcatacacaatgaactacaaaaaaaaaaaaaaaatcgaatttttttttttggggggagataaaaaaaaagcggaattccgcgaattagcggaaaaatcacatccctgtatatattCTCAGTTATAGTATTTACTAGATGCCAGAAAGAACAAGTACACAGCTGTAAAACCTTTTCTGCTggaatgcggaagaaggtctaatctgttcAAAATGGTTTCTACTCTTCTACTGTCTTGGTAGGTTGGCTCAGCCTAGCCCGTGTGCAAATTTGTGATCTGATGGTCTCAACTGGTTTCAACCAGAAAAGTGTGCCAGAGTGCAAATAGACGGCTTTGCTCAAGTCACCTGCCCAATTattaagaggcctaatctaaACACTGGACCAAGAATTGACACCTCTGTGCCAGATGCGTTTTGGCAGAGCGTTTTACAAACCGGAAACGTCATGATTCGACTGCTATTGCATGCGCTTTTGACTTGCGAAAATGGTTGACAAGAagccgattattattattatagcccTGTGGCCTGCCACGCTTAGGTCATTCTGTTCTTTAGCATTTTAGGCTAGTTGTGATTGCTCAAGATTGCTGGTActgtgcggggggggggggggggggttgagaatGCTAGAACCGAAGAGGCCTTTCATGTGACAGGCATAAGGTGCCAAGACTTGACAACTAAAAAaaaggctcatcactctatgtAAAGCTTTCACTAATTCCAGACCGCACTTTCCACTAAATATCAAAAAGATCACAAAATTACCACAAGTGGGGGCTTCATCACACAACACAAGGATGACACAAACAAGTCACAGCTACACTTGACACCACAGAGCACCCACGACAACTACATGCATAAGAGAAGATACACAAGGTGTTTACAAAGAGTTTACAAACTAGTCGTGTTTGCGGTGACGGGACTTGTGATTGGTCGATCAACCTCACTCCCTTCCTCCTTCTGCTCCTCCCCTCCGAGTGTCGGCCTACTCTTCCTTCCGCTCGGGCTGCTCAACGTCAGCTCTCTCGGCACTAGCAGACGGTGTGGATGTGGTGCCGGTGGTGCCGGTGGCTGATGGAGCTAGCGGTGCGGTGCGTGCAGGGCAGGAACGTCTAGAAGCTCATCTAGATGGTTCTGAAAAGGACCTGGCAGCTCCCTCGCTCCTCAAAAGGTGTTGTCACCTCTAACTTTGGTTCAGCTTCCTTGGGAATGGTTTGGTCCAGAGTGTAAGGTGCATGCTTATTGTCACTTGCTCTACTTTTTGGGTGGCTTTTGGCTAAACTGACTCCACAGACGGtggaagctttaaaaaaaaaaaaaaaaaaaaaaaggaaatctttTTCCTGGATGATTTTTATCAGATTTTATCGATTGActgttttgttgatttttttgctccattttatttattgttatgtgTATCTAACTGTGTAAACATGATTCTTAATCACTTGTGCTTTCAAAACTGAGTCTCCATTTGGCTTGGATGACTGGAATTCTAAATTTAATAGATGAACTCTCCAAGGAGTAAAAATCCTGAACttgcatattttgtatttgacCTCTCTGGGTTCTGTGCTTCTTATTGctacatgctttaaaaaaacaacaaaaaaaacgttcctATTTTCTCGTTGGCTGAGCGAGGGTTCTATCGGTACCAACGACCTAATACTGCCATCTTTAAAAGTGAGGGTCATTGGTGTCGCTACCGGTGTTCAATGTTTCTTCATCTTGAGATGGTGCAGAGGGGCAATTTGAGTTATAAGAGAAAGTGCAAACAAAATCCTCAAAAGTGTCCAAAAGTTTGTCCAAAGGACCAACGGAATTCATGAAATAATCTGTGAGATAATTTGAGCAATTTGCATAGTTTTCAATATCTAAACTTGAACCTGAAGATATATCAAAATCATCTATAGTGCTTGGACAGTCAGAAAGACTATCAGTAGTTTTATCAGGTGACACGTTTAGTCCCGTTTTAAATGTAGTGAATTTGGTGTTGGCGGTTGTGTCTCTGCCAGCAGTGTTTGATATTTCTAGCTGGACAGTAGTCGCCTGCACAGGGACCTGAGGGATACACACGGGGTCTTGATAACTGTTGTCTACCTCCGTGTCCCTGACCCTGTACCTGCCCGCTGAGTAGGAATGCTCACCAATTTGAAAAAACTGGAGCCTCTCCTCCACCATGTCCCTCTTGCTCATGTCAATCGCACCACTGCGCGTCATCTCAAACATCTTCCCTTCGTGGAACAGGAAGGGGTTGGGCTCGCTCGTCGGTGTGCTATCGTCTGTCGGCGTGCGGGCGGGGGTGCTGTCGGGCGTGGTGGCCTGAGATTGCTCGTCGACTGCCAGTCCAAAAGGCTTTGGCTCGCCGTTGCTGGCCTGCGTTCCTCCCATGTCGACGATATCTTCTTCAGCACCTTTACTGGGCCAGGGGTCAAAGTCCAAGCCTTTAGTCGCAACAGTCTTAAAAGGAGAGTTAAACTCTTCTTCTAACTTATAGCTAAAGTATGTATCTGAAAAGCCTTCTTTAGCTGGGAGTTTCTGTCCATTCGTTTCAACACCGTCTTTTTGAGCGTCATTAGAGTTCCTACCATCCAATGGTATGTCTTTCTGGTCCTTCAGACATTCCTCtggaattttttcttcttcaataaCTTCTAGTTTAGTTTGAGGAAAAGAGCGGTCTAAGGGCCTGAAAGTGTCAGTCGCCCAGACATCTCGCCTGCTGTCCAGAGGGCCTAACGACTTTAAGTCAGCTTGTTCATACAGACCATCATCCTCATCTTGGAGGTCATACCCATCTAGGGAGTCTATCTCGGTTGCATCAGTGTCATGAGAAAATTCAGCTGTTGTGGCTAATGAACAGTCTGTTATGGACTGGTCGTTTCCGTTTTGTTCACATTCATAGTCCTCTCCCTTACCGTTGGACCCATTGGTTCCAACAAGAGGTTCGTtgtcatttccatttttgtcatgttttttcacCTTGACCTGATTTTCTTTCTCCCTTTTCGTTTGGTTATCCTCTTCCCGAGGAGCTTTGAAAGTGAATTTTTTAGAGGGAATCGGTTGAAAGATTGACTCTTCATCATTGTCGTCCTCACCATTGGACTGACTATTATCCACCTCAGGTAGCACTGGCGAAGGGGGCTGGATACGTATTATTGGTTCAATCAGCAGCTTCTGGTGTTCTTCCTTTAAATTCACCTCCATCATTTCCGTCTCCGTTTCCGACGAAGCGCAGGAACCTTTCTTGTCTGGATCAGATGTTTCTGAGAGGTCCAAAGGAGGTGGTGGAGGAAATTCAATGTATGCGACGCCTTTGTCTTTGGAGGCTTCCTGCCCCGTTTTTTCGTCATACCCATTGACTGTGCTTTTTTGCAGAATGGAACTATTCTCTAATCTCTGATAATTATCAGTCATTATCATTTCCTGCATGTTAGCATTAACGAGGTCTGCTTTAGCAGCATGGATGCTAGTTTTGATTTCAGTTAAGGTCTCTTTAAAAGAAATGATGGCTCCTCCTCGGTCATCTTCTAATTCCTCAGATACTTCCATGATTGGGCTGGGCTTATCTGGCACCAACCCCATGAAGCCATCAGGGGTTTTTGCGGTAAGGTCATAGCTGACCTCCTCGGAGCTGGGGGTCTCTGGTGTAAGGGGGCTTTTCCCTGAGCTATCTATGAAGGAGATCTGTTCTAGGGTGTCATCATCTGGGCTGAGGGGTCCAAGTCCAGAAACAGACTTCTGTTTGACAGCATGTAGTGCCCCTTTAGCCTCCCTTTCAGCCTGGCGGCCAACCTGTAGGCTAACGTAAACAGGTAAAGTTTTAATGCCTTTGAAATGTTCGTTGGTTGCTGCGGCAGCGGGAGGTGTTGTGACTTTTTCCAGAATGTCTCTGGAACTAAGTAAGTTATTAGAATTTGAATCTTTAGGGGCGTTATCAAGGAGCTCAAacgaaacattttcatttgttttggtgGCTGTTGCTTCAAAGCTTTTACTTTTACATAACGTTGGAATCTGTGAGGGTTTTGTTACTGAACGTTTCTTAGGCAGGTCATTTTCATTATAACTGGATGTGGTTCTTACAGGAATCTGAGATTCTGACTTTTTCCTtaagtttttattaattaagtCATCGCTATCGATTCTTGAAACCTCAGTTAAGACATTTTTTGTGACATGATGTTTGTCAGCATTGCTATCTTTCTCTGAAAATGTTCTTTGCAGTGACAAATTTGGGATGTTTCTATTTGAAAATAGTTTTGGGGACTTGGGTGACGTCAAAGCCACTTTGGTGTCATCTctgtcatcattattattttggggCCTCTCCTCCTGTGAGGTTTCagtaacttttgtttttctatcAGCAAAAAACTGGTAAATTGGGAGTTTGCTCTCCTGTAATTTCTTTACAGAAGGTTTCGGCTGAACTGGAGGGGGTGTTTTGCTTGGCCTAGACTGGGATTGTTTCTGAACCTCGGAttcaaacttcattctcacagaAGTGACTTTGGATGCTGATTTTATGTGGGAAGGAGAGGAGGGCTCAGACTCACAGGTCTTAGGTTGTTGGATTTTCTGAGGACTGCCTGGCAAGCTAGAGCTTTTCTTTTCAGCAGGTAAAACGCTACCAAATGTTTGACTAACGGAAGGCTCCCTGAGTTTGGTTTTATTAAATGCCTCGTCCCCTGTCTTAGTTTTCTGAGGGCTGCTGCATGCTGAGCTTGGCCAGGACCTCGGTTCTTTGAGTTCTCGTCGGACGGGCTTTCTCTCGGGTGACTGAAGCTCATCGTTGAGCTTTTCTGTTTTATCACGGAAGAACTGGGAAACCTCACAGAGTTTTTCTTCCGCTTCTTTTACACTTTGATCCACCCTGTCCTCATAAAGGAGCTTATCCCTGCTCCTGTCATGTTTATCCTCAGTAAATCTCATCCAGACTGCATGTTTGGGGCTACCTTGTTCAGTTGAATAATGGAGCACTGTAACTTTATCAAACTGTGGTGATTCATCCCTCTGCAAAAATGTTCCCGCTTTCGGGGACCCATCTTTTGAGGACTTAGATACAAACTCCCTTTTGGGGCTATCTTGCTGCTCAGATGTTAGGTTCCTGTCAGTCTTCATTGCAGAATCTTCTGTGGCGGAATGACGTGTCGACGATGTGTCTAGTTTCTCGGAGAGGAGCATTTTTTCAGCAAACCTGTAGGACTCGCCTCTGATTTCAGAGAACTCATCATCACAGTATTCTATGGAATGCTGGCTCAGCAGTTTTAGGGCTTTATAGGAATCATCAGCTATCAGTTGAGCAGAGCTTGGCCGACTGTCCTCCTCCTGTGAAACAGGTGTGTTAACGCGAGATGTTTCCAAGAAAGTGGGGAGGTATTCTTCAGCAATCAGTTCCTCTTCTTCCTGCTGGCTCTCATCATAATCAAGCATTTCCTTAATGGGCCGCTCCCCTTTATAAACATAAAGCTCAGGGTGTTTCTTAGTTTCCCTGATATAAACCTCAGTCGGCTCTGCTGTGCTGTGGCCTTTCTCAATATGAACCTCAATTATCCGTTCTACTTTGGGTTTGGATTTAACGTCCCTGTCGAGAAATCTTGGCGACAGCTCGTCGCCTTTCACTGAGTCCTGGTtagctttgtgttcaaatagGTCTGCCAGTTCTTTGGATGGGTCCCGGCCAGACTGGAAGGCTTTCATGAGGTCTCGCACTGACATGGTTTCCTCAATACCCTCTGCTGTATCAGTGAGCTGAGGCTTATGATAGACCATTCTGGTTGTAGTGGTAATATGAGTTTCCTCTTTAAGACACATGCTCATTGAATCCTCCTCTGGAATCGTCATTTGGGTGGAGGCGACTGAGCTTCCTGAAGCTGCACCTGACTCAGCAGAAGGAAGAGCAGAAGCAGTCTCTTCCACTAGGAGAGGCGCATCTGAGAGGCTCTGAACATAGGCCTCCTCTAACATGGTCTCGGAAACACTAGGAGGGATGGGAGTGTCAGTAAATAAAGGCTTGGGTTCTGTGCTTTCTGCACTCTGGGGAGCAGAAGGTGTCTTTTCACTCCTAGTCTCAAAGCCGCTGTCAGACAGCGGACTCTTATCCTGCTCATGAGACAGCTCCTCTGGGGACTCGAGAATGGTGTCACCCCCCTGATAAGACTCCGCAAGTTTGCTTAGGTCCTTCTCGGATGGAGACCTGAGCATGCCCGACACCGGCGGTGGCATTTTCAGTTTGTGCTCCTGTATTGTCATAGATGGCTTCAGAATACGTTTTTGTTTCTCTTCCCCTTCACCTTTTGCCTCCTCATACCTGCTTTTCAATTCTGCCATTTTGGAGAGGGAGCTAGCCCCAATATCATTAGTTAAATAGTCTACCACTTTAGCCAAATCAAGGTCATTGTTCGATTGGAGCTTAAGCAGATGTGAGCGCTCATCGAAGGTGTTTTGGTCAGAGAGTGCATTTCTTTGGGCCTCCTCAATTTCATCTGTGGAAAATTCCTCCCACCCCTCCGCTACAACATTCTCCTTACTTTCATTCACAATGTCCTTCTGTAATATCTCGCTCACCTTCACTAAATCTTCCTTCACTTTCTCAACAAGTGTGTATGGCTCATCATCCTCTAACTTGGCCTCACGAGGAGTGCTTGTGTGTGATGTCTGGACCCTTTTAGCGGCcgtctgtgtgtctgtctgtaaGATGGCTGTCATTCTCATCAGGTCTTCTTTCATGTCTGCTACATCTTTTAGCATCTCCTGGTTGGAGGCAGTGGCGTGATGAATGATGGGTGGCGTGATGTAGGGGGGCGATTTCAACTGGGAGTTAATTTTGGAGGCCGTAACGCAGGACAACATGGATGAAGAGGGCAAGGTGCGAGGGGAATCAGGAAGTGCCATTTTGAGAGAGCCTGGCCCTGGTTTAACAGCGGTCTCGGACACGACGCTGACCAATGAGTATACAGGTACAGTCATCGTATTTGAGGTAACTGCAGGTACTGAGGAGGCAGCAGCAGATCTCAGAGAACTGTAAGCAGAATTTGCTGAAGCAGATCTAAGGGGGGATGACGGTGATTTAAGCGTGCCATAGCCTGGTGCAGAATAGGAGTCAATGGCTTCATTTATAGCGGCGCTGATGCCAGATGTTGCTGCCTGGGTGGTGGCTTGGATTCTCTCTTGAAGACTTCTCTCTGACGGGTGCCGGGAAGAAGGTGAGGAAGGCGTAGACGAGGATGACACATATTTGACAGGTGAAACGTTCCCGTTCACCATGGACAGTTCAGACGATGCAATGGTTGTCTTCCCTGTCGAGGACGGCGACGACAAGGAGGTTTTCCCTCCTCGTGCTGACAAAGTTGAATCCGAAGAGGTTTTTAAAGAGGACAGGGTGGAGAGGCTTTTAGTAGAGGGAGGATTTGGCGCTGCTGTGTCTATCTTAAAAGGCATACTAGAACTGTAGATGCTGTACGGTTTCTTTGGTGAGATTGGAGCAGCTGTGGACTTATCTGGTGTGTAACCATTGGGAATGGAGTGAATTGGAGAGGTCCTTGACGCGTAGGGTGAAGAGAGACTTTTGATTGAAGCAGCATCTGTGGCAGGTTTATATGGACTTCCGGAGGACACCAAGTTGGCAGAGGCCTGTACAGGATACTGACCCTGCTGGACAACTGTTTTAATGGGTGATGGTATAGCCCTGTAAGACCTGACAGGGGACGAAGGGAGTATGTCGGGGGAAGCCAGGTTGGGTGCTTGCAATGGAGCTCCCATGCTGGCTCTAATTGGAGAAGAACATGCAGGTGATGGGGAGAAGGGCCAGGCAGATTTCAGTGGAGAAGCAGCTGCTGAGCTGGCCGGTGAATCGGCAGCGAGGACGGAGCCGCCCACTCCGCCGAGCCTTGCTTGGCCAGGGACGGTAAGAGGAGCAGTCGACCATGGGGGGTAAGGTCTGGTTGGAAAGACAGGTTTGTGAGGGTGACCAGCAGGCAGTGCTCTTGTGGCTGGTGCGCTTCGCTCAACTGCTGTTTCTTCAGCGGAATGTGGAGAAACAATGATGGAGAAGTAAtgggaaaataaatcaaaaggaTGTGGAGTAgtcaacaaaaatgggaaaagaaaagaagatgcGGAAGAAGAAGAGATCGGGGGGAGAGTTGGTCAGTGAAGCAGTTCTGTTattaaaagaacaacaaataGCAGTTTCATGAAATGCTCACATATTTAAGTATTTATCGACGATGGATTTAATTAAAAGTGTCTTCAGATATTGATCTCAAACACTGacaacaaccacaacaaaaTGGATGATTGAAATTGAAGCCCAAGAAAGcagcaaagtaaaaaacaaagacaatgacACTGAATTGGCAACAGAAACATGGCGGGACAAATGTACCAGGATTACTACAAAAGCAGCTCCGCTTTTTGGACATGAGACATTCTAACACCAGCAAATGGATTCTGCGTCTAATTCCAAACCACTTTAAAAGTGCCTTTTATCTGTTTGGTCCCAACGTTATCCTTAATGACAGGTCAGACAAGCCCTTTGcaatttatttgacaaaatgtgTCCTCCAACACTGACGTTTGGTCCATTTTGTCATGCACAGTCAATAAAAAGATGGTGACAAGCGGAGACTAAAGAAAGAAAACCAGCCAAACTCAAGACCTCTTAACATGCATGGCTGTCCCACACAAAAAATTCCCCACAACACCATAAAGAGCTGAAAAAGTCAGATGGGACAAATGAAAATCAAGCAAATCTTTCTTTGGCCACCCCTGCCGAAAAACCAGAAACATTGGGGCAGTTGGCCAGGCAAAGAAAGATTATGATGTTGctgaattttaaaacaaccaaagcCAAGAATTTATAACAACGTGGGCAAGCACTGCACAGCAGTTCCAAAAccattcatgcaaaaaaaaaaaaaaaagatgtaccaTGTCGTAAACAAGCATGTGGACAGTGCATGTTGTGTCAGGAAGAGAAATGTTCATCAACGCCTCGGACACATGAATCATGATAATCATCACGAgcgaagactttttttttttgttgttgttgttagtgaaaatgacaaaactcACTCAGTGCAGGCTCGGCCAGATAGCTGTAGCGCTTACGTAAGGCTAGCGATGCAAAGGTATGACGTCGCTCGGGCTTTTCAGTCTGCAA
This genomic interval carries:
- the LOC144037977 gene encoding ankyrin-3-like isoform X10, whose protein sequence is MAHAASQLKKKADENLVAAEEEREKERKRARKRARGDVKKKTDVNACYLRAARAGNLEKALDYLKNGVDINICNQNGLNALHLASKEGHVEVVAELLQQGANVDAATKKGNTALHIASLAGQMEVVKELVTHNANINAQSQNGFTPLYMAAQENHLDVVHYLLENGSSQSIATEDGFTPLAVALQQGHDQVVSLLLENDTKGKVRLPALHIAARKDDTKAAALLLQSDHNADVESKMMVNRTTESGFTPLHIAAHYGNINVATLLLNRGAAVDFKARNDITPLHVASKRGNGNMVRLLVERGAKIEARTKDGLTPLHCGARSGHEQVVEMLLSRGAPILSKTKNGLSPLHMATQGDHLNCVQLLLHHDAPVDDVTNDYLTALHVAAHCGHYKVAKVIVDKKANPNAKALNGFTPLHIACKKNRVKVMELLLKHGASIQAVTESGLTPIHVAAFMGHENIVHQLINHGASPNTSNVRGETALHMAARAGQSNVVRYLVQNGARVDAKAKDEQTPLHISSRLGKQDIVQQLLANGASPDTTTNSGYTPLHLAAREGHREVAAALMDQGASLGITTKKGFTPLHVAAKYGKLEVANLLLQKNAAPDAAGKSGLTPLHVAAHYDNQKVALLLLKQGASPHGAAKNGYTPLHIASKKNQLEIATTLLEYGASTNSVTRQGITPLHLASQEGNVDVVTLLLARDASVNTGNKYGLTPLHLAAQEDKVNVAEVLVNHGATLDPETKLGYTPLHVACHYGNVKMVHFLLKNQAKVNTKTKNGYTALHQAAQQGHTHIINLLLHNGASPNELTTNGNSALSIARRLGYISVVDTLKVVTEETLTTQTVTEKHKMNVPETMNEVLDMSDDDEMDCGNICISYSCDDAMTGNTDKYLAPQDLRELGDDSLPQEGYMGFSVGARSQSLRSFSSDRSNTLNRSSFTRDSMMIEEMLAPGRDMMLCKEKSFTVEHNKHLAVAKDCDNDSLRRYSWTPDGMDNVNLVSSPIHSGFSSPLPQYDSRFLVSFMVDARGGSMRGSRHNGMRIIIPPRKCTAPTRITCRLVKRHKLASPPPMVEGEGLASRLVEVGPAGAHFLGKLHLPRMPPALNEGESLVSAVLQLGPRGTRFVGPVIVEIPHFGSMRGQERELILLRSENGETWKEHLYDCKTEELRQLLNGMDEELDSAEELQRKRICRIITKDFPQYFAVVSRIRQETHQMGPEGGTLSSRSVLLVQASFPEGALTKKIKVGLQAQPVPDETVKNILGNRATFSPIVTVEPRRRKFHKPITMTIPVPPLSGEGLSNGYKGDCTPCLRLLCSITGGTSPAQWEDITGTTPLTFVNDCVSFTTNVSARFWLADCHQIPETVGLASQLYRELICVPYMAKFVVFAKMNDPVESRLRCFCMTDDKVDKTLEQQENFEEVARSKDIEVLEGRPIYVDCYGNLAPLTKSGQQLLLNFYAFKENRLPFCVKVRDPSQEPCGRLTFLKECKSTKGLPQTAVCNLNITLPAAKKEMESDAEDETEKPERRHTFASLALRKRYSYLAEPALKTAVERSAPATRALPAGHPHKPVFPTRPYPPWSTAPLTVPGQARLGGVGGSVLAADSPASSAAASPLKSAWPFSPSPACSSPIRASMGAPLQAPNLASPDILPSSPVRSYRAIPSPIKTVVQQGQYPVQASANLVSSGSPYKPATDAASIKSLSSPYASRTSPIHSIPNGYTPDKSTAAPISPKKPYSIYSSSMPFKIDTAAPNPPSTKSLSTLSSLKTSSDSTLSARGGKTSLSSPSSTGKTTIASSELSMVNGNVSPVKYVSSSSTPSSPSSRHPSERSLQERIQATTQAATSGISAAINEAIDSYSAPGYGTLKSPSSPLRSASANSAYSSLRSAAASSVPAVTSNTMTVPVYSLVSVVSETAVKPGPGSLKMALPDSPRTLPSSSMLSCVTASKINSQLKSPPYITPPIIHHATASNQEMLKDVADMKEDLMRMTAILQTDTQTAAKRVQTSHTSTPREAKLEDDEPYTLVEKVKEDLVKVSEILQKDIVNESKENVVAEGWEEFSTDEIEEAQRNALSDQNTFDERSHLLKLQSNNDLDLAKVVDYLTNDIGASSLSKMAELKSRYEEAKGEGEEKQKRILKPSMTIQEHKLKMPPPVSGMLRSPSEKDLSKLAESYQGGDTILESPEELSHEQDKSPLSDSGFETRSEKTPSAPQSAESTEPKPLFTDTPIPPSVSETMLEEAYVQSLSDAPLLVEETASALPSAESGAASGSSVASTQMTIPEEDSMSMCLKEETHITTTTRMVYHKPQLTDTAEGIEETMSVRDLMKAFQSGRDPSKELADLFEHKANQDSVKGDELSPRFLDRDVKSKPKVERIIEVHIEKGHSTAEPTEVYIRETKKHPELYVYKGERPIKEMLDYDESQQEEEELIAEEYLPTFLETSRVNTPVSQEEDSRPSSAQLIADDSYKALKLLSQHSIEYCDDEFSEIRGESYRFAEKMLLSEKLDTSSTRHSATEDSAMKTDRNLTSEQQDSPKREFVSKSSKDGSPKAGTFLQRDESPQFDKVTVLHYSTEQGSPKHAVWMRFTEDKHDRSRDKLLYEDRVDQSVKEAEEKLCEVSQFFRDKTEKLNDELQSPERKPVRRELKEPRSWPSSACSSPQKTKTGDEAFNKTKLREPSVSQTFGSVLPAEKKSSSLPGSPQKIQQPKTCESEPSSPSHIKSASKVTSVRMKFESEVQKQSQSRPSKTPPPVQPKPSVKKLQESKLPIYQFFADRKTKVTETSQEERPQNNNDDRDDTKVALTSPKSPKLFSNRNIPNLSLQRTFSEKDSNADKHHVTKNVLTEVSRIDSDDLINKNLRKKSESQIPVRTTSSYNENDLPKKRSVTKPSQIPTLCKSKSFEATATKTNENVSFELLDNAPKDSNSNNLLSSRDILEKVTTPPAAAATNEHFKGIKTLPVYVSLQVGRQAEREAKGALHAVKQKSVSGLGPLSPDDDTLEQISFIDSSGKSPLTPETPSSEEVSYDLTAKTPDGFMGLVPDKPSPIMEVSEELEDDRGGAIISFKETLTEIKTSIHAAKADLVNANMQEMIMTDNYQRLENSSILQKSTVNGYDEKTGQEASKDKGVAYIEFPPPPPLDLSETSDPDKKGSCASSETETEMMEVNLKEEHQKLLIEPIIRIQPPSPVLPEVDNSQSNGEDDNDEESIFQPIPSKKFTFKAPREEDNQTKREKENQVKVKKHDKNGNDNEPLVGTNGSNGKGEDYECEQNGNDQSITDCSLATTAEFSHDTDATEIDSLDGYDLQDEDDGLYEQADLKSLGPLDSRRDVWATDTFRPLDRSFPQTKLEVIEEEKIPEECLKDQKDIPLDGRNSNDAQKDGVETNGQKLPAKEGFSDTYFSYKLEEEFNSPFKTVATKGLDFDPWPSKGAEEDIVDMGGTQASNGEPKPFGLAVDEQSQATTPDSTPARTPTDDSTPTSEPNPFLFHEGKMFEMTRSGAIDMSKRDMVEERLQFFQIGPQSPCERTDLRMAIVADHLGLSWTELARELEFSVEEINSIRVENPNSLTAQSFMLLKKWVHRDGKNATTDTLTAVLTKINRLDIVTLLEGPIFDYGNISGTRCFADDNAVFPDQSDGYHQIDAELRTSPDLHCAPPIPLRSDDFLRNGGIVDTPSRPSDLPLVREPPLVRVEDTSESPDNDRRAVQRRAMFEGAYAPYERQGGRRQEEEEEEEDEMTQDRLQSLLEDIKLEEEGLEDEEMTEEKVHAILEQVRQAEKDLCSLPGWRGGDAMATAVDEATAELGPNAEEGSPDSLADSLEQPAQSSKNEEDEQGGDRSARRVQWAQNVQCERVFDDDDEEEAEEELAEEESSSEEETTVTTRVFRRRVILKGEEARNVPGESVTEEQFTDSDGNLVTRKVIRKVVRRVVGSEQKDEVGEEGGAVVAVAPSGGARGGKGRRRGKRSRQGHKSGSGNNKQGRKSHS